From one Gemmatimonadota bacterium genomic stretch:
- a CDS encoding PepSY-associated TM helix domain-containing protein, translated as MRRILFWLHLAAGVVAGSVVLVMSVTGVALTYEAQWVEWAERRAFPVSTPAQPLSPAALLERARLGGASAFGAFEPTTLAFQRREDAPVVARAGADRLYLDPYTGAVLGTAAPATAEWVGRLRAWHRWLGQEGDGRALGRALTGACNLAFLFLVLSGMVLWLPRRWSWQHVRAVLWFRRGLRGKARDFNWHHVLGIWSAVPLVLIVASGAVISYRWAGDLVYRALGEEPPGRSAPAPARAPGSARAVDPQLHRDGEAPAAGAEAEGEALDRAFQAAIAHEPTWRTLTLPVPAGPARESIDVRLSTGARGQPSLARTVHVQASTGRILSETGFADGSPGRRARSFLRFAHTGEYWGVVGQTVAGLVSLASVVLVWTGLALALRRLARALQRRRGSAHPAVAEPSPVAGASAPANPPRRRSRERALR; from the coding sequence GTGCGCAGGATCCTCTTCTGGTTGCACCTGGCGGCGGGCGTGGTGGCGGGGTCGGTGGTGCTGGTCATGTCCGTCACGGGCGTCGCCCTGACCTACGAAGCCCAGTGGGTGGAGTGGGCGGAGCGCCGCGCCTTTCCGGTATCCACGCCCGCCCAACCCCTGAGTCCGGCCGCGCTGCTCGAGCGGGCGCGCCTCGGCGGAGCCTCCGCGTTCGGAGCCTTCGAGCCCACGACCCTGGCGTTCCAGCGGCGGGAGGACGCGCCGGTGGTCGCGCGTGCCGGGGCGGACCGCCTCTATCTGGACCCCTACACGGGCGCGGTGCTCGGGACCGCGGCGCCTGCGACCGCGGAGTGGGTGGGGCGCTTGCGCGCGTGGCATCGCTGGCTGGGGCAGGAGGGGGACGGCCGCGCGCTGGGGCGGGCGCTGACGGGCGCCTGCAACCTGGCCTTCCTGTTCCTGGTCCTGAGCGGGATGGTGCTGTGGCTCCCGCGGCGCTGGAGCTGGCAGCACGTCCGAGCGGTCCTCTGGTTCCGTCGTGGGCTGCGCGGCAAGGCCCGCGACTTCAACTGGCATCACGTCCTGGGCATCTGGTCGGCCGTGCCCCTGGTCCTGATCGTGGCGTCGGGGGCGGTCATCTCCTATCGCTGGGCGGGCGACCTGGTGTACCGGGCGCTCGGGGAGGAGCCCCCCGGCCGTTCGGCTCCCGCCCCGGCCCGCGCGCCGGGCTCCGCGCGCGCAGTCGACCCGCAGCTCCACCGGGACGGCGAGGCGCCGGCCGCCGGGGCGGAGGCGGAAGGCGAGGCGCTGGATCGCGCCTTCCAGGCCGCCATCGCCCATGAGCCGACCTGGCGGACCCTCACGCTCCCGGTGCCCGCGGGGCCCGCCCGGGAGTCCATCGACGTCCGGTTGTCCACCGGGGCCCGAGGTCAGCCGTCGCTGGCGCGCACGGTCCACGTGCAGGCCAGCACCGGGCGGATCCTCTCCGAGACCGGGTTCGCGGACGGAAGCCCGGGCCGGCGGGCGCGCTCCTTCCTGCGCTTCGCGCATACCGGCGAGTACTGGGGGGTGGTGGGTCAGACGGTGGCGGGCCTGGTGAGCCTGGCCAGCGTCGTCCTGGTGTGGACGGGGCTGGCCCTGGCGCTGCGGCGTCTGGCACGAGCGCTGCAACGCCGGCGCGGGTCCGCCCACCCGGCAGTGGCGGAGCCGTCCCCGGTCGCAGGCGCGTCCGCGCCCGCGAACCCCCCACGCCGCCGGAGCCGGGAGCGCGCCCTGCGGTGA
- a CDS encoding DinB family protein: MIEHVHDLYAYNAWANERILDAVEALDVEAFTRDLGGSFGSIRGTLVHLISAEWVWLERWKGRSPSGLDTGWTLETVADLRGRLGDVERERSVFLARLDDGALEAPLEYQNTRGEPFRSPLWRLLRHVVNHGTWHRGQISLQLRLLGRPGVSTDMVLFDRERGEG, encoded by the coding sequence ATGATCGAGCACGTCCACGACCTGTACGCCTACAATGCCTGGGCCAACGAGCGCATCCTGGACGCCGTGGAGGCCCTGGACGTCGAGGCCTTCACCCGCGACCTGGGCGGCAGCTTCGGCTCGATCCGGGGGACCCTCGTCCACCTGATCTCGGCCGAATGGGTGTGGCTGGAGCGCTGGAAGGGCCGCTCGCCGTCCGGCCTGGACACCGGGTGGACCCTGGAGACCGTGGCGGACCTGCGCGGGCGGCTGGGGGACGTGGAGCGCGAGCGCAGCGTCTTCCTGGCGCGCCTGGACGACGGCGCCCTCGAGGCCCCTCTGGAGTATCAGAACACCCGGGGCGAGCCGTTCCGCTCGCCGCTCTGGCGGCTGCTGCGTCACGTGGTCAACCACGGGACCTGGCACCGGGGGCAGATCTCCCTGCAGCTGCGTCTGCTGGGTCGGCCCGGCGTCTCCACGGACATGGTGCTGTTCGACCGGGAGCGCGGAGAGGGGTAG
- a CDS encoding methyltransferase, translating into MCGVWTTRRWRPPTRGWGCRLRRPSPTCGRWILARVEADPVALAARWLPELAGRRLLVVDVPSGAAAGRLGVDEALWHSTHWPTHAALVAERRAAHFGVAPAPDLDAEAALVFLPKGRERIRMMLALVAGALPPGAPLWVVGARRTGIESAADDLRAVAEPDRTEVGRHARLLMARARGGSAPDVDAWITSWTLTPGEVSLTVASLPGVFSHGRLDDGTRLLLQACPRLTGPLLDVGCGAGVLGVWYALQGTSAATLVDADAFAVVAARRTAALNGVDVRVEPADVFPSDGVFTSIVSNPPFHRGVDTDHTITERLVRDAPARLTAGGTLTLVCNRFLPVQDALDRAFGAHQVLADDGRYRVYRAERA; encoded by the coding sequence ATCTGCGGCGTCTGGACGACGCGGAGGTGGCGGCCGCCTACGCGCGGATGGGGCTGCCGTCTCCGCCGGCCGAGCCCGACGTGCGGGAGGTGGATCCTGGCGCGGGTTGAGGCGGACCCGGTCGCGCTGGCTGCGCGTTGGCTGCCCGAGCTGGCGGGGCGCCGGCTCCTGGTCGTGGATGTGCCCTCCGGCGCCGCGGCCGGTCGCCTCGGCGTGGACGAGGCGCTGTGGCACTCGACGCACTGGCCCACGCACGCCGCCCTGGTTGCGGAGCGCCGCGCGGCCCACTTCGGCGTGGCCCCGGCTCCGGACCTGGATGCGGAGGCCGCGCTCGTCTTCCTGCCCAAGGGCCGCGAGCGGATCCGCATGATGCTCGCACTCGTGGCCGGCGCGCTCCCGCCGGGGGCGCCGCTGTGGGTGGTGGGCGCGCGCCGGACCGGCATCGAGTCGGCGGCGGACGATCTGCGGGCGGTGGCCGAGCCCGACCGCACCGAAGTGGGCAGGCACGCGCGGCTGCTCATGGCCCGGGCACGGGGAGGATCCGCTCCCGACGTCGACGCCTGGATCACCTCGTGGACGCTCACGCCCGGGGAAGTGTCCCTGACCGTGGCGTCCCTGCCGGGCGTCTTCAGCCACGGGCGCCTGGACGACGGCACCCGCCTGCTGCTGCAGGCCTGCCCCCGGCTGACCGGCCCCCTGCTGGACGTGGGGTGTGGCGCGGGCGTGCTCGGGGTCTGGTACGCACTCCAGGGCACCTCCGCGGCCACACTGGTGGATGCCGATGCGTTCGCCGTGGTGGCGGCCCGCCGCACGGCGGCCCTGAACGGCGTCGATGTGCGGGTCGAACCCGCAGACGTGTTCCCGTCCGACGGCGTCTTCACCAGCATCGTGTCCAATCCGCCGTTCCACCGCGGCGTGGACACCGACCACACCATCACCGAGCGCCTCGTCCGGGACGCCCCTGCCCGCCTGACGGCGGGCGGGACGCTCACCCTGGTGTGCAACCGCTTCCTGCCCGTCCAGGACGCGCTCGATCGCGCCTTCGGAGCGCATCAGGTGCTGGCGGACGACGGCCGCTACCGGGTGTACCGGGCGGAGAGAGCGTAG
- a CDS encoding glycosyltransferase family 39 protein has protein sequence MTGSEEPMAGNERPRLRPPAGIDPLRLATLLTLALGIGFRLADALERRSFWVDEASLALNVMSRGFTDLFRDLDLAQVAPPLYLALVRGSFLLTGPSETSLRTVSLVTGILLLFIMVSLARMLVGRGAPLLVLAVLAPMPWLIRYSNEVKPYIVDIFAAALLLWLTARVLSGHRERWSLPLALFLLPLVSLPAIFCGAGVLCALVVHHGRGALRERTVWTAAAAWLLGSGLTFLFTKNPSQTAWSLHYWEGSFAFRGLADGYVQRFLAFYAELAFVPPPGLRDVRAPWLIPGAVVLVGAGVVHLWRRGQRALLLAMLVPVLAGLAASAAHRFPMAPRLWMWILPSYTVLLAAGVFLLLPRRTGWVTPAVVLLLWAVAFGPRARWAYYQSHSPAHDRIADRVLAELDHQRKPDEPVWVHVRGSAEYLAERVRTPEDGAALRALLLASSPGGPLYRNDSVMRPVDAQTEPLLTWRDGGGPVLLARSSAMRERDQHPVTSLDPDWARTEAARIRTAADPCAWTFMIDALPPEREGLLAALAASGGRATWRLDDRGTLAARWCFARERTRGTEPAS, from the coding sequence GTGACGGGATCCGAAGAGCCCATGGCGGGGAACGAGCGCCCGCGACTGCGCCCCCCCGCCGGGATCGACCCTCTCCGGCTCGCGACGCTCCTCACGCTGGCCCTCGGGATCGGCTTCCGTCTGGCCGATGCGCTGGAGCGGCGCTCGTTCTGGGTGGACGAGGCATCGCTCGCACTCAACGTGATGTCGCGCGGCTTCACGGATCTGTTCCGCGACCTGGACCTGGCCCAGGTGGCGCCGCCGCTCTACCTGGCGCTGGTGCGGGGGAGCTTCCTGCTCACCGGTCCCTCGGAGACCAGCCTGCGTACCGTGTCGTTGGTCACCGGCATCCTGCTGCTGTTCATCATGGTGTCGTTGGCGCGTATGCTGGTGGGGAGGGGTGCGCCGCTTCTCGTGCTGGCGGTGCTGGCCCCGATGCCCTGGTTGATCCGGTACAGCAATGAAGTGAAGCCGTACATCGTCGACATCTTCGCAGCCGCCCTGCTGCTGTGGTTGACGGCCCGCGTGCTGTCCGGGCACCGGGAGCGGTGGTCCCTTCCGCTGGCGCTGTTCCTCCTGCCCCTGGTCTCCCTTCCGGCGATCTTCTGCGGCGCGGGCGTTCTCTGCGCCCTGGTCGTCCACCACGGGCGCGGCGCCCTGCGGGAGCGGACCGTCTGGACGGCCGCGGCGGCTTGGCTGCTGGGCAGCGGCCTCACCTTCCTGTTCACGAAGAACCCGAGCCAGACCGCATGGTCCCTGCACTACTGGGAGGGCTCCTTCGCCTTTCGCGGCCTCGCGGACGGGTACGTCCAGCGCTTCCTGGCCTTCTATGCCGAGCTCGCGTTCGTGCCTCCGCCCGGGCTACGCGATGTCCGGGCCCCCTGGCTGATTCCCGGCGCCGTCGTCCTCGTCGGTGCCGGTGTGGTGCACCTGTGGCGCCGCGGACAGCGCGCCCTGCTCCTCGCGATGCTGGTGCCCGTGCTGGCCGGCCTCGCGGCCTCGGCGGCCCATCGGTTCCCGATGGCGCCTCGGCTGTGGATGTGGATCCTGCCGTCGTACACGGTGCTGTTGGCCGCCGGGGTCTTCCTGCTGCTCCCGCGCCGCACGGGGTGGGTGACCCCCGCGGTCGTGCTGCTCCTGTGGGCGGTGGCGTTCGGGCCCCGGGCCCGCTGGGCGTACTACCAGTCGCATTCGCCGGCCCACGATCGGATCGCCGATCGCGTGCTGGCCGAGCTCGACCATCAGCGGAAGCCGGACGAGCCCGTCTGGGTGCACGTCCGCGGTTCGGCGGAGTACCTCGCGGAGCGCGTGCGCACACCCGAGGACGGAGCCGCGCTACGGGCGCTGCTGCTCGCGTCCTCGCCCGGCGGGCCGCTCTATCGCAACGACTCGGTGATGCGACCCGTGGACGCGCAGACCGAGCCCCTGCTCACGTGGCGGGACGGAGGTGGGCCCGTGTTGCTGGCGCGCTCGAGCGCCATGCGCGAGCGGGACCAGCACCCGGTGACGTCGCTCGATCCCGACTGGGCGCGCACCGAGGCGGCGCGCATCCGCACCGCGGCCGACCCCTGCGCGTGGACCTTCATGATCGACGCCCTGCCCCCGGAGCGTGAGGGGCTGCTCGCGGCCCTGGCGGCGTCGGGCGGTCGGGCGACCTGGCGCCTGGACGACCGGGGCACCCTGGCTGCGCGCTGGTGCTTCGCGCGCGAGCGGACGAGGGGAACCGAACCGGCCTCCTGA
- a CDS encoding M1 family metallopeptidase has translation MNPLLLTALLLLPQVDTLPVPDAYRAALEAGTRTRTGAPGPAYWTNTVEYAIETAIDPASARVSGSEVITYHNRSPQELRQVALNLGQNVFAPGNPRNRSVPVTGGFALGRIVLQGTPVTHLPFNPSVGTTHLLLPLREAVPPGGSVQVEIDWSFEVPEGTFRMGREGREVYYLAQWYPQIAVYDDLHGWARAPYLGDGEFYLDYGTFDVRISAPVGWLVSASGELQNPDEVLTASARARLADLAPDAITQVVTRDDRDQGRMTASSPTGTLTWHYRAEDVRDFAWGTSDRYVWDATLASWTGPDGQPGSSRIHTFYRPEQPQWDHSAEYARHAIENHSYWYSYPWPQMTVNEGVIGGGMEYPMITIIGGGRTPESLYGVIAHELGHMWWPMVVGTNEKAHAWMDEGLASFAEDRTAPMLFPELDAGLNTMNGYLRVAGQDVETESMRPADLYGPFGNRGLASYGKPATGFRMLRFILGPETFDRALREYTRRWAFKHPHPLDLFWTFEDVSGQDLDWFFQPWMYTTRVIDQAVASVETRDGRARVVLEDRGEIPMPVHLVLETGEGRAPVVVDAPVGRWEAGRLTLDVAVPAPVTRAVLDPEQWLADVNRANNTWVAR, from the coding sequence ATGAACCCGCTGCTCCTGACCGCGCTCCTGCTGCTTCCCCAGGTCGACACGCTCCCCGTCCCGGACGCCTACCGCGCCGCGTTGGAGGCCGGGACCCGGACCCGCACGGGCGCGCCCGGTCCGGCCTACTGGACCAACACGGTGGAGTACGCGATCGAGACTGCCATCGACCCGGCATCCGCGCGCGTGAGCGGCAGCGAGGTGATCACGTACCACAACCGCTCGCCCCAGGAGCTGCGCCAGGTCGCGCTCAACCTGGGCCAGAACGTCTTCGCGCCCGGCAACCCGCGGAACCGCAGCGTCCCGGTGACGGGCGGCTTCGCGCTCGGGCGCATCGTGCTGCAGGGCACGCCGGTGACCCACCTCCCGTTCAATCCCAGCGTCGGCACCACCCACCTGCTGCTGCCCCTGCGGGAGGCCGTGCCGCCCGGCGGCAGCGTCCAGGTCGAGATCGACTGGAGCTTCGAGGTGCCGGAAGGCACGTTCCGGATGGGGCGCGAGGGACGCGAGGTCTACTACCTGGCGCAGTGGTATCCGCAGATCGCCGTGTACGACGATCTGCACGGGTGGGCTCGGGCTCCCTACCTGGGCGACGGCGAGTTCTACCTGGACTACGGCACCTTCGACGTGCGCATCTCCGCTCCGGTGGGCTGGTTGGTGAGCGCCAGCGGCGAGCTGCAGAACCCCGACGAGGTGCTGACGGCCTCGGCGCGGGCGCGGCTGGCGGATCTCGCACCGGACGCGATCACACAGGTGGTCACGCGCGACGATCGCGACCAGGGCCGCATGACGGCTTCGTCCCCCACGGGCACCCTGACCTGGCACTACCGCGCCGAGGACGTGCGCGACTTCGCCTGGGGCACGTCGGACCGCTACGTCTGGGATGCGACGCTGGCGTCGTGGACCGGTCCGGACGGACAACCCGGTTCGTCGCGGATCCACACGTTCTACCGGCCCGAGCAGCCGCAGTGGGACCACTCCGCCGAGTATGCCCGCCACGCCATCGAGAACCACTCCTACTGGTATTCCTATCCCTGGCCCCAGATGACCGTGAACGAGGGCGTGATCGGGGGCGGGATGGAGTATCCGATGATCACGATCATCGGCGGGGGGCGCACGCCCGAGTCGCTCTACGGCGTGATCGCGCACGAGCTCGGCCACATGTGGTGGCCGATGGTCGTGGGCACCAACGAGAAGGCCCACGCCTGGATGGACGAGGGGCTGGCTTCGTTCGCGGAGGACCGCACCGCGCCCATGCTCTTCCCCGAGCTGGACGCCGGCCTCAACACGATGAACGGCTACCTGCGCGTCGCCGGGCAGGACGTCGAGACCGAGTCCATGCGCCCCGCCGACCTCTACGGCCCGTTCGGCAACCGGGGGCTGGCCAGCTACGGCAAGCCGGCCACGGGGTTCCGGATGCTGCGGTTCATCCTGGGCCCGGAGACGTTCGATCGCGCGTTGCGCGAGTACACGCGGCGATGGGCGTTCAAGCACCCGCACCCGCTCGACCTGTTCTGGACCTTCGAGGACGTGAGCGGGCAGGACCTCGACTGGTTCTTCCAGCCGTGGATGTACACGACGCGCGTGATCGACCAGGCCGTCGCGTCCGTCGAGACCCGTGACGGCCGCGCGCGCGTGGTGCTGGAGGACCGCGGCGAGATCCCGATGCCCGTCCACCTGGTGCTGGAGACGGGGGAGGGACGGGCACCGGTGGTGGTCGACGCACCGGTGGGACGGTGGGAGGCGGGGCGGCTCACCCTGGACGTGGCGGTCCCGGCTCCCGTGACCCGCGCCGTGCTCGATCCCGAGCAGTGGCTGGCGGACGTCAATCGCGCCAACAACACCTGGGTGGCGCGCTGA
- a CDS encoding pseudouridine synthase — translation MGAPARGTSTGGGTLTADANPACAITVRVRELFARTGRWTGSRLRRHRGWAHLGERRVPLETALVLDGRWQRLEFEGVVIEARAALPPLVLLDKPVGAVTSRRNEHGAPTVFDGLPHALRSRVHPVGRLDRATSGLLLLTADGGVVQRLTHPKRAVPRVYRAVLQGQPDEAALAALREGELALADGHRPRPTGIEPVEEGVWDVVLTEGKYHEVRRLFAAAGAHVTELRRIAYGDFRLEDLRGAHLRRLDDAEVAAAYARMGLPSPPAEPDVREVDPGAG, via the coding sequence ATGGGCGCACCCGCCCGGGGCACGAGCACCGGAGGGGGGACGCTGACCGCGGACGCGAATCCCGCCTGCGCGATCACCGTGCGTGTGCGCGAGCTGTTTGCGCGGACCGGCCGGTGGACCGGCAGCCGGCTGCGTCGTCATCGCGGCTGGGCGCACCTGGGGGAGCGGCGCGTGCCCCTCGAGACCGCGCTCGTGCTCGATGGGCGGTGGCAGCGCCTCGAGTTCGAGGGCGTCGTGATCGAGGCTCGCGCGGCGCTCCCTCCGCTGGTTCTCCTGGACAAGCCGGTCGGGGCCGTGACCTCACGCCGGAACGAGCACGGCGCTCCCACGGTGTTCGATGGGCTCCCGCACGCGCTGCGCTCCCGGGTCCACCCGGTGGGCCGGTTGGACCGCGCCACGAGCGGGCTGCTGCTCCTGACTGCGGACGGGGGCGTCGTGCAGCGCCTGACCCACCCCAAGCGTGCCGTGCCCCGCGTGTACCGGGCCGTCCTGCAGGGCCAGCCGGACGAAGCGGCGCTCGCTGCGCTGCGGGAAGGCGAGCTCGCGCTTGCGGACGGACACCGCCCGCGGCCCACGGGGATCGAGCCGGTGGAGGAAGGCGTCTGGGACGTCGTCTTGACGGAGGGCAAGTACCACGAGGTGCGACGGCTCTTCGCGGCTGCCGGCGCGCACGTCACGGAGCTGCGCCGCATCGCATACGGGGACTTCCGCCTGGAGGACCTGCGCGGAGCGCATCTGCGGCGTCTGGACGACGCGGAGGTGGCGGCCGCCTACGCGCGGATGGGGCTGCCGTCTCCGCCGGCCGAGCCCGACGTGCGGGAGGTGGATCCTGGCGCGGGTTGA
- a CDS encoding tetratricopeptide repeat protein, with translation MDRESWARIQRIFHLALERPAEARAAFVEAECAAHPDEAARVFALLAEDAKQDLLIDRELAQVAGAVLDGSVPLLTHVGPYRVLRVLGQGGMGVVYLGEREDLGVRAAIKVLRDAALSPARRERFRAEQRLLAQLVHPRIGRLYDASVLPDGTPYFVMEYVEGRALDVYCREEAPSLAERLRLFREICDAVRFAHGRAVIHRDLKPSNVLVDASGAPMLLDFGIAKHLDSLQGAEAVTRTGLQLMTPAYAAPEQLQGDAVGVFTDVYALGALLYQMLTGRAPFDLDRLTPAQAERRIVETTPSPPSGDAALSTLDRTSAADLDVLCATAMHHDPERRYSSVEALIRDVDHFRAGEALEARPDTVGYRLRKFARRRARELAVAGAVVLGLAGTVSYYTLRLAQARDRAVAEAERTRRIQTFTQNLFAGGDDAVGPSDTLRVLTLLARGVQEARLLADDPAQQAEMYLTLGTIHAQLGRYAEADTLLQAALSWWRERADAESTAEALTVLGDLRTLEGAYDEADTLLAEALRLRQAQGVPDPVRVALTRAALGRALEGRGEYDAAIAHLDDAVATLERLAPSSPDLSDALGALANTHFYAGDLDASDSVNLRALALDRRLHGERHPTVADGLINLAVAEFQRGRYAEGEPLLRDAVGIFESYHGPEHPQTASALRMLGQNLIYQGRLGEAEPLLRRALAVGERALPANHPRLANTLGDLAYIDLQNGRYDEAVASYRRIVDIYRATNGERHYFVAIGLSNLANALMEGGRHAEAAEMFSDVVQRMTETRGADHLDTGIARIKLGHALLGLARVDSAEVELRAGYDLVSAASAPTVSWLRAARRDLVDVYTALGRPDEAERFRAEQAQLDAAAANAANGSGG, from the coding sequence ATGGATCGTGAGAGCTGGGCACGGATCCAGCGCATCTTCCACCTGGCGCTCGAGCGGCCGGCCGAGGCGCGCGCGGCCTTCGTCGAGGCCGAGTGCGCAGCGCACCCCGACGAGGCCGCACGCGTCTTCGCGCTGCTCGCCGAGGACGCAAAGCAGGATCTCCTCATCGACCGTGAGCTCGCCCAGGTGGCGGGGGCGGTGCTCGATGGATCCGTCCCGCTCCTGACCCACGTGGGGCCCTACCGCGTCCTCCGCGTGCTGGGCCAGGGGGGGATGGGGGTCGTCTACCTGGGCGAGCGCGAAGACCTCGGCGTGCGCGCGGCCATCAAGGTCCTGCGCGACGCCGCGCTCTCGCCGGCGCGCCGCGAGCGTTTCCGGGCCGAGCAACGGCTGCTGGCCCAGCTCGTCCATCCCCGCATCGGCCGGCTCTACGACGCCAGCGTCCTGCCCGACGGCACGCCCTATTTCGTGATGGAGTACGTCGAAGGGCGAGCGCTGGACGTCTACTGCCGTGAGGAAGCGCCTTCGCTCGCAGAGCGCCTCCGCTTGTTCCGCGAGATCTGTGACGCGGTGCGCTTCGCGCACGGCCGCGCCGTCATCCACCGCGACCTGAAGCCGTCGAATGTGCTCGTCGACGCGTCCGGGGCTCCGATGCTCCTCGACTTCGGGATCGCGAAGCACCTGGATTCGCTGCAGGGCGCCGAAGCCGTGACGCGCACGGGTCTGCAGCTCATGACCCCCGCCTATGCAGCACCCGAACAGCTCCAGGGAGACGCGGTCGGCGTCTTCACCGACGTGTACGCGCTGGGCGCGCTGCTGTACCAGATGCTCACGGGACGGGCGCCCTTCGACCTGGATCGCCTGACGCCGGCGCAGGCGGAGCGGCGGATCGTGGAGACGACGCCCTCGCCACCGTCCGGGGACGCGGCTCTTTCGACGCTGGATCGCACCAGCGCGGCGGACCTGGACGTGCTCTGCGCCACGGCCATGCACCACGATCCGGAGCGACGCTACTCCTCCGTGGAGGCGCTCATCCGCGACGTGGACCACTTCCGCGCGGGCGAAGCGCTGGAGGCCCGTCCGGATACCGTGGGCTACCGGCTGCGCAAGTTCGCGCGCCGGCGGGCCCGGGAGCTGGCGGTGGCCGGCGCCGTGGTCCTGGGGCTGGCGGGGACGGTGAGCTACTACACGCTGCGGCTGGCCCAGGCCCGTGACCGCGCGGTGGCGGAGGCGGAGCGCACGCGCAGGATCCAGACGTTCACCCAGAACCTGTTCGCGGGCGGCGACGACGCGGTGGGTCCCTCCGATACCCTGCGCGTGCTCACCTTGTTGGCGCGCGGGGTCCAGGAAGCGCGACTGCTGGCAGACGACCCGGCCCAGCAGGCAGAGATGTATCTGACGCTCGGAACCATCCACGCGCAGCTGGGCCGCTATGCCGAGGCCGACACGCTGCTGCAGGCCGCGCTGTCGTGGTGGAGGGAACGCGCGGACGCGGAGAGCACTGCCGAGGCGCTGACCGTGCTCGGGGACCTGCGCACCCTCGAAGGCGCGTACGACGAGGCCGACACGTTGTTGGCCGAGGCGCTGCGGCTGCGGCAGGCGCAGGGCGTGCCGGATCCCGTGCGCGTCGCGCTCACCCGGGCAGCCCTGGGTCGAGCGCTGGAGGGGCGGGGCGAATACGACGCAGCGATCGCCCACCTGGACGATGCGGTGGCAACTTTGGAGCGCCTGGCGCCGTCCAGCCCGGACCTCTCGGACGCGCTGGGCGCGCTCGCCAACACCCACTTCTATGCGGGCGACCTCGATGCGTCGGATTCGGTCAACCTGCGCGCGCTGGCCCTCGATCGGCGCCTGCACGGGGAGCGACATCCCACCGTGGCGGATGGGCTGATCAACCTGGCCGTGGCGGAGTTCCAGCGCGGACGCTACGCGGAGGGGGAGCCCCTGCTGCGCGATGCCGTCGGCATCTTCGAGAGCTATCACGGACCCGAGCACCCGCAGACCGCATCGGCGCTGCGCATGCTCGGCCAGAACCTCATCTACCAGGGGCGCCTGGGCGAAGCCGAGCCCCTGCTACGGCGTGCGCTCGCGGTGGGCGAGCGCGCGCTGCCCGCGAATCACCCCCGCCTGGCCAACACCCTCGGAGACCTGGCCTACATCGATCTGCAGAACGGCCGCTACGACGAGGCCGTGGCCTCCTACCGCCGCATCGTCGACATCTACCGGGCCACGAACGGAGAGCGGCACTACTTCGTGGCGATCGGGCTGTCCAACCTGGCGAACGCCCTCATGGAAGGCGGTCGCCATGCGGAAGCGGCGGAGATGTTCAGCGACGTGGTGCAGCGCATGACGGAGACACGCGGCGCCGACCACCTCGACACCGGCATCGCCCGCATCAAGCTCGGGCACGCCCTCCTGGGGCTGGCGCGCGTGGACAGCGCGGAGGTCGAGCTCCGGGCCGGATACGACCTGGTGTCCGCCGCGTCGGCGCCGACCGTCTCCTGGCTCCGCGCGGCCCGGCGCGATCTGGTGGACGTGTATACCGCCCTGGGACGCCCCGACGAGGCGGAGCGCTTCCGCGCGGAGCAGGCGCAGCTGGACGCCGCCGCCGCGAACGCTGCGAACGGGAGTGGGGGGTAG